Genomic window (Streptomyces yatensis):
TGGAACGCGCGTTGAACGACTCTATTCCCATCGGACGTCTTTTCCGATGGCGGAGTGCATTTCATGGATATTTTTTGGCCGGCGGGCGGCGGCACGCCGAAGGCCCCGTCCGGTGGACGGGGCCTTCTCGGAAGTCTCGCGGGACCGCGGGTGTGCGCCCAGCCTCGCGGGGTCAGACGTTGACGCCGTGCGAGCGCAGATACGCCAGGGGGTCGATGTCCGAGCCGTAGTCCGGGCTGGTGCGGGCCTCGAAGTGCAGATGCGGCCCGGTGACGTTGCCGGTGGCGCCCGACAGGCCGATCTGCTGGCCGGGGGTGACCTTCTGACCGACCGAGACGCTGATCGACGACAGGTGGCCGTACTGGGTGTAGGTGCCGTCGTTCATCTTGATGACGACGTTGTTGCCGTAGGAGCCGCCCCAGCCCGCCTCGACGATCTCGCCCATGCCCACGGAGTGCACCGAGGTGCCGGAGGAGGCGTGGAAGTCGATGCCGGTGTGGCTGCCGGAGGACCACAGTCCGCTGGCTGCGTGGTAGCCGGTGGAGACGTAGGAGCCGCTGATCGGCGTCTCGAAGGTGTTGAGCCGCTTGCGCTCGGCCTCGCGCGCCGCGCGCTCCTTGGCCTCGCGCTCGGCCTTGGCCTTCTTCGCCGCGGCCTCCGCCTTTCTGGCGGCCTCCTGGCGGGCGATCGCCTCCGCCTTGGCCTTGGCGGCGGCCTGCTCGGCGGCGGTCTCCTGGGCCTGCGCCTGGTCCTCGATGTGGTCCGCGATCCCGTCGCCGATCACGATCGCCTGGGTCAGACCGGTCTGCCGGGGACTGGGGGCCGTGTCGGCCGCGAACGCCTGTCCGGTGAGCCCGGCGACCACACCCGAGGCGACGGTGGTGATGCCCACGACGTTCGCGCCGGTGCGGACGTTGACCTTGGTGGTGCGGCGGTGTTTCCCGGTGGCAGTGCGGGTGGACGCCATGCTGAGGCGCACTCCTTTCCTTCCTTCTCGCCTACCGGGTTAGCTGACGGGTTCGGAGCAGGAAGGTCTCCTACGGACTCCTCCCCCGGCCGGGGAAGGGGCCCGATTCACCCCTGGGGACGTGTGGGTCCCCGGCTCCCCTGGCTCGCGCCGTACGGGGACTCGGCGATGACTGTCCGTGCCGCGGGTGCGGCGGGTTGCTGGCGAACAGCCGGACTGACGCTAAACGGGCCCGCTTTCGATCACCAAACGGTTCCGGTTTTTTGTTGCTCTCCCCACAAACCAAACAAGCTGTCACTCCCGCAAATCGGGCATGAAGGAAGGACCCCGACACCCTTACGGGGCCAGGGTCCTTCCGTTGTGAGCCCGTTGACCGGACCGCCTGCCGGATCGTCAGCGGACCCGGATCGTCAGCGGACCGGATCGTCAGTGAGCCCGCCTGGTCGTCGGCTCCTCGGCCGGATCCGGCCAATCGGCCAACTCCGGGCGGTTCAGCCGGAGATGACGCGCACCTCGCCGATGCCCAGCGCCCGGACCGGCTCCTCGATCGCCGAGGCGTCCCCGACCAGCACCGT
Coding sequences:
- a CDS encoding M23 family metallopeptidase, whose protein sequence is MASTRTATGKHRRTTKVNVRTGANVVGITTVASGVVAGLTGQAFAADTAPSPRQTGLTQAIVIGDGIADHIEDQAQAQETAAEQAAAKAKAEAIARQEAARKAEAAAKKAKAEREAKERAAREAERKRLNTFETPISGSYVSTGYHAASGLWSSGSHTGIDFHASSGTSVHSVGMGEIVEAGWGGSYGNNVVIKMNDGTYTQYGHLSSISVSVGQKVTPGQQIGLSGATGNVTGPHLHFEARTSPDYGSDIDPLAYLRSHGVNV